A window of the Chitinispirillum alkaliphilum genome harbors these coding sequences:
- a CDS encoding Adventurous gliding motility protein S, protein MASHGRYNKEKKEGEFNITSLLDVLTILLVFLLQNYSAEGGLVTNADNLVLPNSESKRRPEEVSLQLAVTDEMILLDNQPLIPTDDVREIPKDEHAPMVQDLYERLKEVYAEEERMVALNSLDAVRGQIVIQVDKNIEFDVLFKVMFTCGSAGYNNMNFAVMERDE, encoded by the coding sequence ATGGCCAGTCATGGTAGATATAACAAAGAAAAGAAAGAGGGGGAGTTTAATATAACCTCCCTTCTTGATGTGCTCACTATTCTTCTTGTCTTTCTCCTGCAAAACTATTCTGCTGAGGGGGGACTTGTCACCAATGCCGACAATTTGGTTTTGCCCAACTCAGAATCAAAACGCAGACCAGAGGAGGTATCCCTTCAGTTGGCGGTTACCGATGAAATGATCCTTTTGGACAATCAGCCTTTGATACCCACCGATGATGTACGAGAAATACCAAAAGATGAGCACGCTCCTATGGTTCAGGACCTTTACGAACGACTCAAGGAAGTCTACGCTGAGGAAGAGAGGATGGTTGCTTTAAACTCACTCGATGCTGTCAGAGGGCAAATTGTTATTCAGGTAGATAAAAATATCGAATTTGATGTGCTTTTTAAAGTGATGTTTACTTGTGGCAGTGCCGGGTACAATAACATGAACTTTGCTGTCATGGAAAGGGATGAATAA
- a CDS encoding flagellar motor protein MotA, protein MQLFKFIVDGFVSPGSFAMWAILVIFAGCLALIIERVWYLFLKCGSKRGVFMANISKFLKAGDYDKAIKYSRAQGTPLAKGVEVILANRGKGTKAVQKAVDEVFLTEAPKISRNIPIMPTLANLATLLGLMGTIYGLMIAFDAVANVPAAQRAGALATGISVAMSTTLFGLIAAIPTLLIHGLLATKSDRVIEELDEKTSKLINLVEE, encoded by the coding sequence ATGCAGTTGTTCAAGTTTATTGTTGATGGGTTCGTGTCTCCGGGTAGTTTTGCAATGTGGGCAATTCTTGTTATATTTGCAGGCTGTTTAGCACTTATTATTGAAAGGGTCTGGTATCTGTTCCTTAAATGCGGAAGCAAGCGAGGGGTATTTATGGCCAACATTTCGAAGTTCCTGAAAGCTGGCGACTATGATAAAGCGATTAAATACTCTAGGGCACAGGGTACCCCTCTGGCTAAAGGTGTTGAAGTAATTCTTGCCAACAGAGGTAAGGGAACAAAAGCTGTGCAGAAAGCAGTTGATGAAGTGTTTTTAACAGAAGCTCCAAAAATCAGCCGAAATATCCCCATTATGCCCACTCTGGCAAATCTTGCCACTCTGCTTGGTCTTATGGGAACTATCTACGGACTGATGATCGCCTTTGATGCTGTGGCAAACGTTCCTGCCGCTCAAAGGGCCGGGGCACTCGCTACCGGTATCTCGGTTGCCATGTCAACAACCCTTTTCGGACTTATTGCTGCTATTCCTACTCTGCTGATTCATGGTTTGCTCGCAACAAAATCTGACCGTGTTATCGAAGAGTTGGATGAGAAAACATCTAAACTAATTAACCTGGTAGAAGAATAA
- a CDS encoding TPR-domain containing protein — MNIMKCTVLFLSSLMITGLLMFPESVQGQSREELEQRIRELEERQRDAQEQRRTTTGQTRRSGSSLEDVIERYERLLDGCSQRRSDRCADVMFTLGSLYYDQARDEFIRARERYETEMDEWERRPVGPQPVDPRPDYSKPIQMYRRLVEEYPEFSRASEAYYQIGNINLIGANFDESREWFLRLVERFPNDPRASAAYFRLADFEYLEHNNMQALRYLKEIRRNEIDPRTWEMVHYRKAEIYYNIGDFDRAVELFHSYVEECDSGRYGRQDFRDMALEFMAISFSDMADGAQEALDYFRKVGDRPYIADVLYMIGEKNYTHGQFDDAINALTIALERYPMHAQAPIAQQYLIESFVIKREAERANVERERLVDDYKPGSQWHSMNRNERVVIDKANEAMKNALGNIAIYYHARAQNRRERSYYEKAKQRYLEFFERFPDEKWKIYEFRYNLAEIYSHLGDYVNAAENYDFVARQDLSTYPEFRESIDTLGMDPEELARRRSEMGDATSPIEISQEDAAFNVIVALDNNRKRTMAAEGMNDEQAYSLRETRDLINYVDTFVERFPTSENAADVLYLAANIHYESKAYDMAIATFKRIVEEYSETEIAPMAMRMMANSYSFAGQYDRALSSYNTLLSRAEPGTTEYDQIIDLAAGSIYRHAEAQRERRDYSGAAEIFMSIREHYPTSNVADHGWLEAAISYEEANDYPAAARTFAKMGEYFPNSELLKGAFVRSAENFKKADMYEEAAKVYLAAADQIDDSEYAISRLSNASDAYLQLHMYDMAGKMYKLVFERYPDNEKTPPALYNAGLIFEKGDHYQEAINTYNILVENYADNEFASEAMFSIGLCYENLGENEKMAEVFSKFAQTYSHDRYQQVQALTRAGDAFFELKRFSDAERNYLKATEVYEEYKETADIDVENIARAFYRIGQIYYNRFMEIELTARNEREMQRVINQKTEALAKPAQYFARAIELGIREWTVRSTYMVGQGFVDMAEAVANQTLFGSADQQIAGKIQVLMTLEPYYLRAQDYFLQNIEWAKTQNFTGEYINKSMDRYMEMAYRLGHILEEVGITFKNAPIPDELDEDEREVYRQILEERYLESLDHALPKYEEGIMAAAEIGIAESPWVETIKDRIRYIHPGSEVFGVEIVQWTPEVDPVASSEFGIDDHEFERNMRRIQNIMNRDIPVEDKISQLNRIETEARRNISVEEERIRVLRGS, encoded by the coding sequence ATGAACATCATGAAATGTACTGTATTATTTCTTTCATCTCTTATGATTACCGGCTTATTGATGTTTCCGGAATCGGTTCAGGGACAATCAAGAGAGGAACTTGAGCAAAGAATCAGAGAGCTGGAAGAACGACAGAGAGATGCGCAAGAGCAAAGACGGACTACAACTGGTCAGACACGCCGTTCTGGCAGTAGCTTGGAAGATGTTATTGAAAGATATGAAAGACTCCTTGATGGATGCTCTCAGAGAAGATCGGACCGGTGTGCCGATGTGATGTTCACTTTGGGATCATTGTACTACGACCAGGCAAGGGATGAGTTTATAAGGGCAAGGGAAAGATATGAAACAGAAATGGATGAATGGGAGAGAAGGCCCGTTGGACCACAACCGGTCGATCCCCGACCAGATTACAGCAAGCCAATTCAAATGTACAGAAGGCTCGTTGAGGAGTATCCGGAGTTCTCCCGTGCCAGTGAAGCTTATTACCAGATCGGAAATATTAACCTCATCGGAGCAAATTTCGACGAATCACGTGAGTGGTTTTTGAGACTGGTCGAAAGATTCCCCAACGATCCGCGTGCCTCAGCTGCTTACTTTCGTCTCGCTGATTTCGAATACCTTGAGCACAATAATATGCAGGCTCTAAGATACCTTAAGGAAATAAGGAGAAATGAAATCGATCCCAGAACATGGGAAATGGTTCACTATCGTAAAGCTGAAATATACTATAATATAGGGGATTTCGACAGGGCTGTGGAGCTGTTTCACTCATATGTTGAGGAGTGTGATTCCGGAAGATACGGAAGACAGGATTTCCGCGATATGGCACTGGAATTTATGGCAATCTCTTTCTCCGACATGGCTGATGGAGCCCAGGAAGCTTTGGATTACTTCAGAAAAGTCGGCGACAGACCCTATATAGCCGATGTTCTCTACATGATAGGTGAAAAAAACTACACTCACGGTCAGTTTGATGATGCTATAAACGCTCTTACAATCGCTCTTGAAAGATACCCTATGCATGCACAAGCTCCCATTGCCCAGCAGTATCTCATTGAGAGCTTTGTGATTAAAAGAGAAGCAGAGAGGGCAAATGTTGAAAGAGAGCGCCTTGTTGATGATTACAAACCGGGAAGCCAGTGGCATTCAATGAACAGAAATGAGAGAGTTGTAATCGACAAAGCAAACGAGGCAATGAAAAACGCTCTGGGTAATATTGCTATCTACTACCATGCTCGTGCTCAAAACCGACGTGAAAGGTCTTATTACGAAAAAGCAAAACAGCGATATCTTGAGTTTTTCGAGAGATTCCCCGATGAAAAATGGAAAATTTACGAGTTTCGGTATAATCTTGCAGAAATTTACAGTCACCTGGGAGATTATGTGAATGCTGCCGAAAATTACGATTTTGTGGCAAGGCAGGATCTCTCAACATATCCTGAATTCAGGGAAAGTATAGATACTCTGGGTATGGACCCCGAAGAGCTTGCACGCAGAAGATCTGAAATGGGTGATGCAACAAGTCCTATTGAAATCTCGCAGGAAGATGCTGCATTCAACGTCATTGTAGCCCTGGATAATAACCGCAAGCGGACTATGGCTGCGGAGGGAATGAATGATGAGCAGGCATATTCACTTCGTGAGACAAGGGATCTGATCAATTATGTCGATACCTTTGTGGAGAGATTCCCCACAAGCGAAAATGCTGCCGATGTACTCTATCTGGCTGCCAATATCCACTACGAAAGCAAGGCCTATGATATGGCTATTGCAACTTTCAAAAGGATTGTGGAAGAGTATTCTGAAACAGAAATTGCGCCGATGGCTATGCGTATGATGGCAAACTCCTACTCTTTTGCAGGACAGTACGACAGAGCTCTAAGTTCTTACAATACGCTTCTCTCAAGGGCTGAACCGGGCACCACAGAGTATGATCAAATTATCGACCTCGCTGCGGGTTCAATCTACAGACATGCTGAAGCTCAGCGTGAGCGTAGGGATTACAGCGGTGCTGCTGAGATTTTTATGTCTATAAGAGAACACTACCCCACAAGTAATGTTGCCGACCATGGATGGTTAGAAGCTGCAATCAGCTATGAAGAGGCAAACGACTATCCTGCAGCAGCAAGAACGTTTGCTAAAATGGGAGAATACTTCCCAAACTCCGAGCTGCTTAAAGGGGCATTTGTCCGCTCAGCGGAAAATTTCAAAAAGGCGGATATGTATGAGGAAGCCGCAAAAGTATATCTTGCTGCTGCAGACCAGATTGATGATTCTGAGTACGCGATCTCAAGACTCTCAAATGCTTCAGATGCATACCTGCAGCTGCACATGTATGATATGGCCGGAAAAATGTACAAACTCGTTTTTGAACGGTACCCTGACAACGAAAAAACACCTCCGGCGCTCTATAATGCCGGATTGATTTTCGAAAAAGGGGATCACTATCAGGAAGCTATTAACACCTACAATATCCTTGTGGAAAACTATGCCGACAATGAATTTGCATCTGAAGCAATGTTCTCAATCGGTCTTTGCTATGAGAATCTGGGTGAAAATGAGAAAATGGCAGAGGTTTTCTCGAAATTCGCACAAACTTATTCCCATGACAGATATCAGCAGGTCCAGGCACTCACAAGAGCCGGAGACGCTTTCTTCGAACTGAAGAGATTCTCTGATGCCGAAAGAAACTACCTCAAGGCAACTGAAGTCTACGAGGAATACAAAGAAACTGCCGATATCGATGTTGAAAACATCGCTAGGGCTTTTTACAGAATCGGACAGATCTATTACAATCGCTTCATGGAAATTGAATTAACTGCAAGAAACGAAAGGGAAATGCAGAGAGTAATAAACCAGAAGACAGAAGCGCTGGCCAAACCCGCACAGTACTTTGCACGTGCCATTGAACTCGGTATCCGGGAGTGGACTGTGAGAAGTACGTATATGGTCGGTCAGGGATTTGTGGATATGGCCGAGGCTGTTGCAAACCAGACTCTGTTTGGATCTGCTGATCAGCAGATCGCAGGCAAAATACAGGTGCTAATGACCCTTGAGCCATACTATCTCAGAGCCCAGGATTATTTTTTACAGAACATCGAATGGGCAAAAACCCAGAACTTCACCGGTGAGTATATCAACAAGTCCATGGACAGGTATATGGAGATGGCGTACAGACTGGGGCATATCCTGGAAGAGGTCGGTATCACTTTCAAGAACGCTCCGATTCCCGATGAGCTTGATGAGGATGAACGGGAAGTTTACCGCCAGATTCTTGAAGAAAGATATCTTGAGTCTTTGGACCATGCTCTTCCAAAATATGAAGAGGGTATAATGGCTGCAGCTGAGATAGGAATTGCTGAGAGTCCATGGGTGGAAACTATAAAGGACCGTATCAGATATATACATCCGGGATCAGAGGTTTTCGGTGTGGAGATCGTGCAGTGGACACCTGAAGTGGATCCGGTTGCATCTTCTGAATTTGGGATAGATGATCATGAGTTTGAAAGAAACATGCGGCGCATTCAGAATATCATGAACAGGGACATCCCTGTTGAGGATAAGATCAGTCAGCTGAACCGAATTGAAACGGAAGCCAGACGTAACATTTCAGTTGAGGAGGAGAGAATAAGGGTACTCAGGGGCAGCTGA
- a CDS encoding TPR-domain containing protein codes for MGSEKIIAGSFRPRLVLLLAILLLTYNSSFADEGSGGYDSPYFQADFIQDLSDWSSALVNPALLYRVNQMRVDFGMYRWAVGPDLLGYQHFGFLMPIRRNHTAGITVLTASGLIQEADFTPDGSAQFGSTKPYQDTWLIGNYGVRVMPWLMLGANLKFRTQNQFGNSVWGTIPGLDLGVYLNPFDHYRYGDLGFSISMQDLVPSQISWEDVGSDQISVTRARVGVRYAALNKNLVTSFEVLVDNALAGVYSNLGWDDWKDMFMDIDSPEDFSEIFPVIPRYGFHVKWQFVPSIWLKGGWNNNNIPYLGFNYNTIYLFPEMINYLNFDYQLGYSFIERSGSLADQRGFTMMGRVSTDFGPTREQRESRRLYRQLVVAPMDVYLEAMRHYYAGRYWEASFAFGKLMTIYPNFHLNDKAVNYMGNSYVHLHLNQLARNVFQEAMQEYSASDMRAHYVYGLAKIDYREEKYDEVLRRHAYMVSTFPESDVRSSMDYLAGEVHFLRNDLQMAERTFSAIKETDSTYLYAQYTMSSVNFLRANSDRAIQNLQNIINDTTSVAAIILLQDRANLKLGHLYFEEGELRQAVEAYSRIAERSKYGDEALLGTAWAYIRANQPEVAMEAADRILRRISVSPLVPEAYLLRGYALMLLRRYPEAVVALERCVEVANRDYISSDDVRAQKNRFASVEREFEPVAAEIKRNALRRPTERTIEERAQLQREYQGFASENDKLFQMVLDAKSHSRFLNRKDDILYDAEYALARAVNRVQSSAQTDLLEQHRQKEAEIQDELERLRRELELLEE; via the coding sequence GTGGGATCTGAAAAAATTATAGCCGGCAGCTTTCGTCCCAGGCTGGTTCTCTTGCTCGCAATACTGTTACTGACCTATAACTCCAGTTTTGCTGATGAAGGAAGCGGGGGGTATGATTCCCCCTATTTTCAGGCCGATTTCATTCAGGACCTCTCTGATTGGTCATCGGCTCTGGTTAACCCTGCTTTGCTCTATAGGGTGAATCAGATGAGAGTTGATTTCGGAATGTATCGCTGGGCAGTTGGTCCGGATCTTCTTGGATACCAACATTTTGGGTTTTTGATGCCTATAAGGCGCAATCACACCGCCGGGATTACAGTTTTAACCGCAAGCGGCCTCATTCAGGAGGCTGATTTTACTCCAGATGGCTCGGCGCAGTTCGGATCAACAAAGCCATATCAGGACACCTGGTTAATTGGGAATTATGGTGTGCGGGTAATGCCCTGGCTGATGTTGGGTGCTAATCTTAAGTTCAGAACACAAAACCAGTTTGGGAATTCTGTATGGGGCACTATACCTGGTCTCGATCTTGGAGTGTATCTCAATCCATTTGATCATTACCGCTATGGGGACCTGGGCTTTAGCATATCAATGCAGGATCTGGTGCCATCGCAGATTAGCTGGGAAGATGTCGGTAGTGATCAGATCTCTGTTACAAGAGCCAGGGTAGGGGTGCGTTACGCTGCTTTGAATAAAAATCTTGTAACCAGTTTTGAAGTGCTTGTGGATAACGCACTCGCCGGCGTTTACAGTAATCTGGGGTGGGATGACTGGAAGGATATGTTTATGGATATCGATTCCCCGGAGGATTTCTCTGAAATATTTCCGGTGATTCCCAGGTATGGATTCCATGTAAAGTGGCAGTTTGTGCCCTCAATTTGGTTGAAGGGTGGATGGAACAATAACAATATCCCATATCTTGGATTCAACTACAATACCATATATCTGTTTCCTGAGATGATCAACTATCTCAATTTCGATTACCAGTTAGGTTACAGTTTTATCGAGCGAAGCGGGAGCCTTGCTGATCAGCGTGGGTTTACCATGATGGGGAGGGTGTCTACTGATTTTGGGCCTACAAGGGAGCAGAGGGAGTCAAGACGGCTTTACAGGCAGCTGGTTGTGGCTCCGATGGATGTATATCTTGAGGCTATGCGCCACTATTATGCTGGCAGATACTGGGAAGCGTCATTTGCATTTGGCAAACTGATGACCATTTACCCCAATTTTCATCTTAATGACAAAGCCGTAAACTATATGGGTAACTCATATGTGCACCTTCATCTCAACCAGCTTGCCAGAAATGTATTTCAGGAGGCTATGCAGGAATACAGCGCATCTGATATGAGAGCGCATTATGTGTATGGGTTGGCAAAAATTGATTACAGGGAAGAAAAATACGATGAAGTGCTGAGAAGACATGCATATATGGTAAGCACATTTCCGGAGAGTGATGTGCGCTCGAGTATGGATTATCTTGCGGGAGAAGTACACTTTTTGAGAAATGATCTGCAGATGGCTGAGAGAACTTTCTCTGCCATAAAGGAGACCGACTCAACCTATTTATATGCTCAGTACACAATGTCAAGTGTTAACTTCCTGAGAGCAAACAGCGACAGGGCCATTCAGAATCTTCAAAACATAATTAATGATACTACCAGTGTTGCTGCCATTATTCTTCTGCAGGACAGGGCAAATCTCAAACTCGGGCATCTCTATTTTGAAGAGGGTGAGCTGAGACAGGCGGTTGAGGCCTACAGTCGGATTGCAGAGAGAAGTAAATATGGCGATGAGGCGCTCTTGGGTACTGCATGGGCTTATATAAGGGCAAATCAGCCTGAAGTTGCTATGGAGGCTGCGGACAGAATCCTGAGAAGAATATCGGTCTCGCCGCTTGTACCGGAAGCTTATTTGCTCAGGGGGTACGCATTGATGCTGCTCAGGCGTTACCCTGAAGCGGTTGTCGCATTGGAGAGGTGTGTTGAAGTCGCGAACAGAGATTATATTTCTAGTGACGATGTCAGGGCTCAAAAAAACAGATTTGCCAGCGTGGAGAGAGAGTTTGAGCCTGTTGCTGCTGAGATTAAGAGAAACGCTTTGAGGAGACCTACAGAGAGAACAATTGAGGAGCGTGCTCAGCTTCAAAGAGAGTATCAGGGTTTTGCTTCTGAAAACGATAAACTTTTTCAAATGGTTCTCGATGCAAAATCCCACTCAAGGTTTCTAAATAGAAAAGATGACATCTTGTACGATGCTGAATACGCACTGGCAAGAGCTGTAAACAGAGTTCAATCAAGTGCGCAAACGGATCTGCTTGAGCAACACAGACAAAAAGAAGCTGAAATTCAGGATGAGCTCGAAAGACTTAGACGTGAACTGGAATTACTTGAAGAATAA
- a CDS encoding WD40-like protein beta Propeller containing protein, protein MRAIMSAAIILLFIVSGSFGFGKNKVQYSRLDWEYLNSSHFRLYYHQDQGDLPQITYRWLENMYSTLSGQFRFTHESPVPVIIYETPNLFEQTNIITEIIPEGVGGFTELFKNRVAMPFNGSYSEYRQILHHEMVHAFVFGIFGEGSPIFRSAVMQVPLWFHEGLAEFLSSGWNSQADMFMIDQTINGSIPLPGPQMGGYLAYKGGQSFLHFLHSTRGENLFYDFLLKFKETKSLDSAIETTYGKNLRQLGEEWRRELKRLYWPELGKRIPPERNAEKITEGISNQSRFNLRPRLSPDGEYVAFFSDLRDYTHILVTDRNGNQKYRINQRAHGTGVESFYPFRSGLCWSADGKKLAFVAKKQGRDQIRIVNIREGKLYKTIDFPFSHISSPDWSHDNENIVFTAIKQGRQNIYLYNLITDETVKLTDNILSQFNPRFSPDGQEVIFSVQDTSGAAPLLNAPFISPSHNLALVNISTKESRLLTDTQWNDQQPSFSADGKNIIFVSDRNGINNLYIAPLSHPDSARALTDYIGSSSSPDWCRKTSSVVFDYYELGSWNVWLIENPEDKLLENIPSPTMWKKSLLDSSHHFFNPKTDKVSSGTDEEKGLDSSAATAAADSSPSDTFISQSSPEESWQPTGIIPYPSPYTLKFTPDLITFGLGVNTHYGVAGQWLLTLSDIMGDHRITMAGDVQGRFDEYMHLYLSYFYLKNRINVGAGAYYNKDYSYESMFNRIYHDTDWGAFFQLSYPFSKFSRTDFQLFARRITREPYRDDESETITSHTILPNLTIVYDDILWGITGPLTGRRARARLTISPPFDFIDQPFLSFDSDIRSYLHINKRFVWANRLAFGASIPLGEGPTARRFFLGGNDNWFNYQVNINNYRNNVNNTFYSEFMTPFRGWNYMDITGERALLYNTEFRFPFIREFSLVWPLPIAVRYVNGAVFADVGNAWDREDQDNFLPFPRKLYGGVGLGMRANLGMFVLRYDRGWPTDWREITGPAVNYFSLGAEF, encoded by the coding sequence ATGCGTGCCATCATGTCTGCAGCAATTATTCTACTATTTATAGTTAGCGGCTCTTTTGGGTTTGGCAAGAACAAGGTACAGTATAGTAGGCTGGACTGGGAATACCTGAATTCATCACATTTCAGACTCTATTATCACCAGGATCAGGGGGATCTGCCACAGATTACCTACAGATGGCTTGAAAATATGTACAGTACTCTCAGCGGCCAGTTCAGATTCACTCATGAGAGTCCTGTTCCGGTTATCATCTACGAAACCCCCAACCTTTTTGAACAAACCAACATCATCACAGAAATTATTCCCGAAGGTGTAGGTGGTTTTACTGAGCTGTTCAAAAATCGTGTAGCCATGCCCTTTAACGGTTCATACTCAGAATACCGTCAAATCCTTCACCACGAAATGGTTCATGCATTTGTGTTTGGGATCTTCGGAGAGGGCAGCCCGATTTTCAGAAGTGCGGTGATGCAGGTTCCACTTTGGTTTCACGAAGGATTGGCAGAATTTCTGTCTTCAGGATGGAACAGTCAGGCCGATATGTTCATGATTGACCAGACCATTAATGGATCTATCCCCCTTCCGGGTCCACAAATGGGTGGCTATCTTGCTTATAAAGGTGGGCAGTCTTTTCTCCACTTCCTTCACTCCACCAGAGGAGAGAATCTTTTTTATGATTTTCTGCTAAAATTCAAAGAAACAAAATCGCTCGATTCGGCAATCGAGACAACATATGGAAAAAACCTCAGGCAATTGGGTGAGGAGTGGCGACGGGAACTCAAACGGCTCTACTGGCCGGAACTCGGGAAGCGTATTCCCCCGGAGAGGAATGCAGAAAAAATAACAGAGGGGATATCAAATCAAAGCAGGTTTAATCTACGGCCCCGTCTCTCTCCCGATGGGGAATATGTTGCTTTTTTCAGCGATTTGAGGGACTATACCCATATTTTAGTTACCGACAGAAACGGCAATCAAAAATACAGAATAAACCAAAGGGCACACGGTACCGGTGTTGAATCCTTCTACCCCTTTCGGAGTGGCTTGTGCTGGTCGGCAGATGGCAAAAAGCTTGCCTTTGTCGCAAAAAAACAGGGCCGGGATCAGATCCGTATCGTGAACATAAGGGAGGGAAAACTCTACAAAACTATCGATTTTCCTTTTTCCCATATAAGTTCACCGGACTGGTCACATGATAATGAGAATATAGTATTCACAGCAATAAAGCAGGGAAGACAAAATATCTATCTATATAACCTCATTACAGATGAGACGGTAAAATTAACAGATAACATTCTTTCCCAATTCAACCCAAGGTTCTCCCCCGATGGACAGGAGGTAATATTCTCTGTACAGGACACATCCGGTGCGGCTCCTTTACTGAATGCCCCTTTCATCTCTCCGTCACACAATCTTGCGCTTGTGAATATTTCCACAAAGGAGAGTCGTCTGCTCACCGACACCCAATGGAACGATCAGCAACCTTCCTTTTCAGCTGATGGAAAGAACATTATCTTTGTTTCCGACAGAAATGGCATCAACAATTTATACATCGCACCACTTTCACACCCCGACAGCGCACGTGCGCTCACAGATTATATTGGAAGCAGTTCGTCTCCGGACTGGTGCCGGAAAACCTCTTCAGTTGTTTTTGACTATTACGAATTGGGCAGCTGGAACGTCTGGCTCATCGAAAACCCTGAAGATAAACTTCTTGAAAATATCCCCTCACCCACCATGTGGAAAAAATCCTTACTTGACAGTTCTCATCACTTTTTCAATCCCAAAACCGATAAAGTATCATCCGGGACAGATGAAGAAAAAGGTCTCGACAGTTCTGCAGCAACAGCCGCGGCCGATTCTTCGCCTTCAGACACCTTTATATCACAATCCTCTCCAGAAGAATCATGGCAGCCAACAGGAATTATCCCCTATCCTTCACCCTACACCCTTAAGTTTACACCCGATCTTATAACCTTCGGACTTGGCGTAAATACTCACTACGGAGTTGCTGGTCAATGGCTTCTCACACTCAGTGATATAATGGGTGATCACAGAATCACCATGGCCGGAGATGTTCAGGGTAGATTTGATGAATATATGCACCTTTACCTTTCCTACTTTTATCTGAAAAACCGTATCAATGTTGGCGCGGGAGCATATTACAACAAAGATTACTCCTACGAAAGCATGTTTAACAGAATTTATCACGATACCGATTGGGGTGCATTTTTTCAGCTGAGCTATCCTTTTTCCAAATTTTCAAGAACCGATTTTCAGCTTTTTGCACGCAGAATTACACGAGAACCTTACAGAGATGATGAAAGCGAGACAATTACCTCCCACACCATACTACCGAACTTAACAATAGTATATGATGACATTCTTTGGGGAATCACAGGCCCACTCACCGGCAGACGAGCCAGAGCCAGATTAACCATATCCCCACCCTTTGACTTTATAGACCAACCGTTTCTCTCTTTTGATTCAGATATTCGCTCTTACCTTCATATTAATAAACGGTTTGTCTGGGCCAACCGCCTTGCTTTTGGCGCAAGCATTCCCTTGGGTGAGGGACCAACGGCAAGACGTTTCTTTCTTGGCGGAAATGATAACTGGTTCAATTACCAGGTAAATATCAATAACTATCGCAACAATGTAAACAACACCTTCTATTCTGAATTTATGACTCCGTTCAGGGGATGGAACTACATGGACATTACCGGAGAACGTGCCTTACTCTACAATACAGAATTCAGATTTCCCTTTATCCGAGAATTCTCTCTTGTCTGGCCACTGCCGATAGCAGTTCGATATGTAAACGGTGCGGTATTTGCAGATGTGGGTAATGCATGGGACAGAGAGGATCAGGATAATTTCCTGCCGTTCCCACGTAAGCTTTATGGAGGAGTGGGTTTGGGCATGAGAGCTAATCTTGGTATGTTTGTTCTCAGATATGACAGAGGTTGGCCCACAGACTGGAGAGAGATCACAGGACCGGCGGTAAATTATTTCTCACTTGGAGCAGAATTTTAA